A section of the Ictalurus punctatus breed USDA103 chromosome 8, Coco_2.0, whole genome shotgun sequence genome encodes:
- the eif4ebp3l gene encoding eukaryotic translation initiation factor 4E-binding protein 3-like, producing the protein MSTNTQKTRSCPIPTRVIQLKDWSQLPDCYSQTPGGTLFSTTPGGTRIIYDRKFLLECRNSPIARTPPCCLPQIPGVTVPSNHPLGKLEELKEELEEEKDAAADDSQFEMDI; encoded by the exons ATGTCAACTAACACACAGAAGACCAGGAGCTGTCCCATCCCGACCCGTGTGATCCAGCTGAAGGACTGGTCCCAGCTCCCAGACTGTTACAGCCAGACTCCTGGAGGAACCCTGTTCTCCACCACACCAGGAG GCACACGTATCATTTACGACAGAAAGTTCCTGCTCGAGTGTAGGAACTCGCCGATCGCTCGGACCCCACCCTGCTGCCTGCCTCAGATTCCCGGGGTGACGGTTCCTTCCAATCATCCTCTGGGCAAACTGGAAGAACTGAAAGAAGAGCTGGAGGAGGAAAAGGATGCAGCAG